A single window of Gavia stellata isolate bGavSte3 chromosome 14, bGavSte3.hap2, whole genome shotgun sequence DNA harbors:
- the LPAR4 gene encoding lysophosphatidic acid receptor 4 produces MGNHSNNHTCLTDDSFKYNLYGAVYSVVFILGLITNCASLFVFCFRMKMRSETAIFMTNLAVSDLLFVFTLPFKIFYNFNRHWPFGDSLCKISGTAFLTNIYGSMLFLTCISVDRFLAIVYPFRSRTIRTRRNSAIVCAGVWILVLSGGISASLFSTTNISNTSTTCFEGFSKRIWKTYLSKITIFIEVVGFIIPLLLNLTCSSLVLRTLRKPATLSQIGTNKEKVLKMIIVHVAIFVVCFVPYNSILFLYALVRSQAIANCSLERFARTMYPITLCIATMNCCFDPFIYYFTSESFQKSFNIKTQIKMDSLFKTETPLTKTALPAPQDEISDQAITNGGDPTSESHF; encoded by the coding sequence ATGGGAAACCACAGCAACAATCATACCTGTTTGACAGATGATTCCTTTAAGTACAACTTGTATGGAGCCGTGTACAGCGTGGTCTTCATCCTTGGTTTGATTACTAACTGTGCCTccctctttgttttctgctttcgGATGAAAATGCGAAGTGAAACAGCCATTTTCATGACAAACCTGGCtgtttcagatttgctttttgtgttcactttgccttttaaaattttttataaCTTCAACAGGCATTGGCCTTTTGGAGATAGCCTGTGCAAGATTTCTGGTACAGCATTTCTCACTAACATCTACGGGAGCATGCTGTTCCTCACCTGCATCAGTGTTGACCGTTTCCTTGCTATCGTCTATCCATTCCGATCTCGCACCATTAGGACCAGGAGAAATTCTGCCATCGTCTGTGCTGGTGTTTGGATACTGGTCCTCAGCGGTGGAATTTCAGCTTCATTGTTCTCCACAACCAACATCTCCAACACCAGCACAACCTGTTTTGAAGGTTTTTCCAAACGTATCTGGAAAACCTATCTGTCCAAGATCACTATATTTATTGAAGTGGTAGGATTCATAATTCCTTTACTACTCAACCTCACATGCTCATCTTTAGTTCTCAGGACTCTCCGGAAACCTGCCACCTTGTCTCAGATTGGGACAAACAAAGAGAAAGTATTGAAAATGATCATTGTACACGTGGCCATTTTTGTTGTGTGCTTTGTGCCTTACAATTCCATACTCTTCTTGTATGCTCTTGTGCGATCCCAAGCGATAGCAAATTGCTCCTTGGAGAGGTTTGCAAGGACAATGTACCCAATCACATTGTGCATTGCAACAATGAACTGCTGCTTTGACCCATTCATCTATTACTTTACATCAGAGTCCTTCCAGAAGTCTTTCAACATAAAAACCCAGATAAAAATGGATTCTCTTTTCAAGACAGAGACACCTCTAACAAAGACTGCGCTACCAGCACCACAGGATGAAATAAGTGACCAGGCTATTACGAATGGAGGAGACCCAACATCTGAATCACATTTCTAG